GTAAATGTCCGAAAATTATCAAAGTTAATTTCACTTGTTTCAAATTTAATATCAAAGGTATCTTGCAAATTAAAAATAAGTGCCATTGCATTAATAGAGTCCAATCCTAGAGTAAAAATATCACTATCATCTAAT
The genomic region above belongs to Chroogloeocystis siderophila 5.2 s.c.1 and contains:
- a CDS encoding acyl carrier protein, with the translated sequence MIVEEVKQKARDVVLALLPDANYELLLDDSDIFTLGLDSINAMALIFNLQDTFDIKFETSEINFDNFRTFTDIVNLITRKKEKN